Part of the Pirellulales bacterium genome is shown below.
GCTTCAATGAGCACTTCGCGCAGCACCCGGGTGCAGGCGGATAAACGGCAATCGGTTAAACGCCGCATGTAATCGTCGACGCGGGCTAATTGCTTTCCCAAACTGCCGCCGGGGTGGAAGCGAGCAAAATCGTCGCGGCTGAAACCGCGCATCCGGCTGGCTACCAATGCCAAGGCATCGCCGACCGCCAACATGGCTGTGGTGCTGGTGCTGGGCGCTAAACCCAAAGAACATGCTTCTTGCAGCGGCCCAATGTCGATGACAATGTTGGCGGCCTTTCCTAATTTGCTTTCCACACGGCCGGTAATGGCCACCAGCGGCGCACCTATGTGCCGAATCGACGGCAACAACCGAACGATTTCCTCGGTATCGCCGCTTTGCGAAAGCATGAGCAGCACGTCGTCACGGTGAATGCGCCCCAAATCTCCGTGCATGGCTTCCGCCGGGTGCAAAAAATGACTACGCGATCCGGTCGAAGCCAGCGTGGCAGCAATTTTCTGGCCGATCAATCCGGCTTTCCCAATGCCGCTGACAATCACGCTGCCAGTGCAACCATAAATTAAATCCACCGCCTGGTTGAAGGCCCCATCCAATCGCTGCGAAACAGATTCCAGCGCGCGGGCTTCCATTTCGATAATTTGCCGGGCATAACGTAATTGATCGTCCGCCACGGTGGTGGTGGAGCTGGGCGGGGAAGAGGTTAGCCCAGGCTTTCCGCGGGGCCCCGTGGTCAGGGGCGAAGTGGCAAAACCGGAATGGGGAACATTGCCCGGGGGTGAATT
Proteins encoded:
- a CDS encoding KpsF/GutQ family sugar-phosphate isomerase; protein product: MSINSPPGNVPHSGFATSPLTTGPRGKPGLTSSPPSSTTTVADDQLRYARQIIEMEARALESVSQRLDGAFNQAVDLIYGCTGSVIVSGIGKAGLIGQKIAATLASTGSRSHFLHPAEAMHGDLGRIHRDDVLLMLSQSGDTEEIVRLLPSIRHIGAPLVAITGRVESKLGKAANIVIDIGPLQEACSLGLAPSTSTTAMLAVGDALALVASRMRGFSRDDFARFHPGGSLGKQLARVDDYMRRLTDCRLSACTRVLREVLIEARLPTRRTGAIMIVDHAGRLRGIFTDSDLARLFESRREGLLDGPIRNVMTSHLTSVPQGSMMNDAVAIMAERRISELPVVDAEEKPVGLLDITDIVAMYPEGLAVVLASQTENSASSVPRPKNPALLKLSANMGRTGL